AGATTAAGATGGTTCACCaggcatcatctgaaaatcaCTATGTTGGAAGGTGAGGCTGCTCTGAAGGGAAACCTGAAAGGAACATGATTGGTTTCTACAGGAAGTTGAACTAATAATGTCCTGATCAGTAATGAATCTGCACTTCCATTTAAGAGCTGGGAATCTGTAGATGAAAAACTGAGCAACATCATGATCTGACATCATATGGCTCACTTTGCTGCATCCATTGTCTTACTATATGTCATTATACAGTAtattgcagattttttaaaaacgaaatgaGTCATATCAAACAGTAGTACTCCTGAACAACATTGCATGCTCTTCCTACCTAATCCATATGTTCTTGAACATGcatgttcctgcagccagtctagAGTAGCTTCAAAATTTCTTCTTGTCTCTTCacaaaatctgaaaagaaaagagcATTCATCTTTACTGTGTCCCCTGGCTCTATTTTAATCCATGGTTTTTCTGTTCTTGCTCCCCATAACTTACGTTTCAAGATTTTTCAGGCATTCATGAGTCTGTTTCTTCCATGTTTCTTCACCATAATCCAAGTacctaaagtcaggggaaaacagtTACAGCAAAGTGGGAAACATGCAACTAACGTAGCTGTATGTTGATTCCCAACTCACCATTGATCACAAAGAGCCACCACACACTCATCGGCAGATcttgacatgacttgtttttctGGCTCCATATAGATCATAGCTTCACCCTAGAAGGAAGAGGATTACAAAGGTGAgacaacaaaaatatgttttacagAATAAACAAGTGGCTTTAGCCAAGCAAATACACTCAATTCCATTTAACTAATAAGCTTCTTCAGGTGCTACCTTGAGGTTATCATGAGAGGTCAACTGAGGAATTACAGGAAATTTCAAATTTCCccctctatggccccttctacactgccacataatccagataat
This window of the Anolis carolinensis isolate JA03-04 unplaced genomic scaffold, rAnoCar3.1.pri scaffold_93, whole genome shotgun sequence genome carries:
- the LOC134295190 gene encoding leucine--tRNA ligase, cytoplasmic-like, with protein sequence MIYMEPEKQVMSRSADECVVALCDQWYLDYGEETWKKQTHECLKNLETFCEETRRNFEATLDWLQEHACSRTYGLGTRLPWDEQWLIESLSDSTIYMAFYTVAHLLQGGNLRGQGESPMRIR